The Nitratidesulfovibrio sp. SRB-5 genome includes a window with the following:
- a CDS encoding glycosyltransferase family 1 protein, translating into MRVVHFAVTPLAGAPLRLVRALNAHLPGCTARLVDLTRYGSEDFGQDVVFDETPGLARELAEQADIIHFHNYLDLDSRHFAPIDFRALAERGTLVIRQFHSEPGLVAGRMDITPAALLAQSIPALVVGQFQERCYPRARVVPNPLPIHDADHLPHDPALHGPLRHDVFLSPTRLHSAWADRWNTKARPEAEAAVRAACLPRGASWHLVHKTPLAATLAAKRLSRIVVDDLVTGSWHLTGLEGLAQGKPVLAHLDGRCRRVLARMAETDGCPFIDVRLEDAAHVLGHLLDHPADAQGAGRAARAWMEAHWQPERIAAAYGAAYASLAHDPVAAARDWRQPDLALDTPAERFFAVTLPDVVHAARHQAALGDAPADAATAIPEAAPVVSGQGDRESRGDRP; encoded by the coding sequence ATGCGCGTGGTCCATTTCGCCGTCACCCCGCTGGCGGGCGCGCCGCTGCGCCTGGTGCGGGCGCTGAACGCCCATCTGCCCGGCTGCACGGCCCGGCTGGTGGACCTGACGCGATACGGCAGCGAGGACTTCGGGCAGGACGTGGTGTTCGACGAAACGCCGGGCCTCGCCCGCGAACTGGCGGAGCAGGCCGACATCATCCACTTCCACAACTATCTGGACCTGGATTCGCGCCACTTCGCGCCCATCGACTTTCGCGCGCTGGCGGAAAGGGGCACGCTCGTGATCCGCCAGTTCCACAGCGAACCGGGGCTGGTGGCGGGCCGCATGGACATCACCCCCGCCGCGCTGCTGGCCCAGTCCATCCCCGCGCTGGTGGTGGGCCAGTTTCAGGAACGCTGCTACCCCCGCGCGCGGGTGGTGCCCAATCCCCTGCCCATCCACGACGCGGACCATCTGCCGCACGACCCTGCCCTGCACGGCCCGTTGCGCCACGACGTGTTCCTGTCGCCCACCCGGCTGCATTCGGCCTGGGCCGACCGCTGGAACACCAAGGCCCGGCCAGAGGCCGAGGCCGCCGTGCGCGCCGCGTGCCTGCCGCGCGGGGCAAGCTGGCACCTGGTGCACAAGACGCCGCTGGCCGCCACCCTTGCCGCCAAGCGACTGTCCCGCATCGTGGTGGACGACCTGGTCACCGGCAGCTGGCACCTGACCGGGCTGGAAGGGCTGGCCCAGGGCAAGCCGGTTCTGGCCCACCTGGATGGCCGCTGCCGCCGGGTGCTGGCGCGCATGGCGGAAACGGATGGCTGTCCGTTCATCGACGTGCGGCTGGAGGATGCGGCCCACGTGCTGGGCCACCTGCTGGACCATCCGGCAGACGCGCAAGGGGCGGGCCGCGCCGCGCGAGCCTGGATGGAAGCCCACTGGCAGCCGGAACGCATCGCCGCCGCATACGGCGCGGCCTACGCATCGCTGGCCCACGACCCCGTGGCCGCCGCCCGCGACTGGCGCCAGCCGGATCTTGCGCTGGACACCCCGGCGGAACGTTTTTTTGCCGTGACCCTGCCGGATGTGGTGCACGCGGCGCGGCACCAGGCGGCGCTGGGTGATGCGCCCGCCGATGCGGCAACCGCCATTCCGGAAGCCGCGCCCGTCGTCAGCGGGCAGGGTGATCGGGAAAGCCGGGGAGACCGGCCATGA